Proteins from a genomic interval of Leifsonia shinshuensis:
- a CDS encoding BlaI/MecI/CopY family transcriptional regulator: MANLGELERAVMDALWSGDAPITANELRDKLAATRDDGKTPALTTVLTVLSRLEQKGFVDRDRDARPHLYFATLSRANHVADLMREVLETSTDRTEALAYFVGSVDESEAAMLRRLLDARS, translated from the coding sequence GTGGCGAATCTCGGAGAACTCGAACGGGCGGTGATGGACGCCCTCTGGTCGGGCGACGCCCCGATCACCGCCAACGAATTGCGCGACAAGCTAGCGGCCACCCGCGACGACGGCAAGACCCCTGCGCTCACCACCGTGCTCACCGTGCTCTCCCGCCTCGAGCAGAAGGGGTTCGTCGACCGCGACCGCGACGCGCGCCCCCACCTCTACTTCGCCACCCTGAGCCGGGCGAACCACGTCGCCGACCTGATGCGCGAAGTCCTGGAGACCTCCACCGACCGCACGGAGGCCCTCGCGTACTTCGTCGGCTCGGTCGACGAGTCGGAGGCCGCGATGCTGCGCCGGCTCCTCGACGCCCGCAGCTGA
- a CDS encoding M56 family metallopeptidase has product MPVDSTAILLGVLAVALAWPVPLLLARAKWPPAAPALALALWQSIALAGGISMIGSLLLAGLQPFGYDLASRISGAAATLFSGPLPAGVSLLHTFFLSAAVLLTAHLLLNLALTSVRSRRQRHRHMELLRLLSSPLPDEPATRIIDHPAPAAYCLPGARSVTVLSEGMIELLTTEQLDAVIAHERAHLRQKHHLLLDAFRSWKRALPWFPIATRAQDAVALLVEMLADDTARRASGDPVLADAIRIVDSTGSAGTALGAPKDPRTPEQRRSALIAREERLTTGHRTVGTGVRLLVVTATALLVVVPPVLVLTS; this is encoded by the coding sequence ATGCCCGTCGACTCGACCGCCATCCTCCTCGGCGTCCTGGCGGTCGCCCTCGCCTGGCCGGTGCCGCTGCTGCTGGCGCGCGCGAAATGGCCGCCCGCCGCCCCGGCGCTCGCCCTGGCGCTCTGGCAGTCCATCGCGCTCGCCGGCGGCATCTCGATGATCGGCTCGCTGCTGCTCGCCGGCCTGCAGCCGTTCGGGTACGACCTCGCGAGCCGGATCTCCGGAGCGGCCGCCACCCTGTTCAGCGGGCCGCTCCCGGCCGGCGTCTCGCTGCTGCACACGTTCTTCCTCAGCGCCGCCGTCCTGCTGACCGCGCACCTGCTGCTGAACCTCGCCCTCACCTCGGTGCGCAGCCGCCGCCAGCGCCACCGCCACATGGAGCTGCTGCGGCTGCTGAGCTCGCCGCTGCCCGACGAGCCGGCGACGCGCATCATCGACCACCCCGCCCCCGCCGCGTACTGCCTGCCCGGCGCCCGGAGTGTGACCGTGCTGTCCGAGGGGATGATCGAGCTGCTCACCACCGAGCAGCTGGACGCCGTCATCGCCCACGAGCGCGCGCACCTGCGCCAGAAGCACCACCTCCTGCTCGACGCGTTCCGCTCCTGGAAGCGCGCCCTGCCGTGGTTCCCGATCGCCACCCGCGCGCAAGACGCCGTGGCCCTGCTGGTGGAGATGCTCGCCGACGACACCGCCCGGCGGGCCTCCGGCGACCCGGTGCTGGCGGACGCCATCCGGATCGTGGACTCCACGGGCTCGGCCGGGACGGCGCTCGGCGCCCCGAAGGACCCGCGCACGCCCGAGCAGCGCCGCTCCGCCCTGATCGCCCGCGAGGAGCGTCTCACCACCGGCCACCGCACGGTCGGGACCGGCGTGCGGCTCCTGGTGGTCACGGCGACCGCGCTGCTGGTCGTGGTGCCGCCGGTGCTGGTCCTGACGAGCTGA
- a CDS encoding cytochrome ubiquinol oxidase subunit I, with translation MNEILDPLLLARWQFGLTTIYHFLFVPLTIGLVTVVAIFQTAWYRSGKVHYLQLTHFFGKLFLINFAMGVVTGIVQEFQFGMNWSNYSRFVGDIFGAPLALEGLLAFFLEATFIGLWIFGWDKLPRGIHLACIWITAAGTILSAYFILAANAFMQNPVGYTLNHARGRAELTDLWAVLTNKVALAAFPHTIFGCFMVSAGLLISVAAWHLSRNRNLETMRPALKFGLWMMVVAGIGSVFSGDQLGLAMVQTQPMKMAAAEALYKTSTGADASFSIFTLGTPDGVHELFSIRVPYLLSFLSTHSLDGTVEGINDLNAHYQELFGPGDYTPIIWVTYWAFRWMIGLGLLHVLVAVVGLWFTRKGRTPPWAWMWKVAIWAFPLSLGAMIVGWIFTEMGRQPWIVFSLMKTQDGVSPGTTGLEVLISLIAFTAIYGTLAVVEFKLIKRAAQKGPAPAEDHLDDEGKHVPVATVY, from the coding sequence GTGAACGAGATCCTCGATCCGCTACTGCTGGCGCGCTGGCAGTTCGGACTGACGACGATTTACCACTTCCTGTTCGTTCCGCTCACCATCGGCCTGGTCACGGTCGTCGCGATCTTCCAGACCGCGTGGTACCGCAGCGGCAAGGTCCACTACCTCCAGCTCACGCACTTCTTCGGCAAGCTCTTCCTGATCAACTTCGCGATGGGCGTCGTCACCGGCATCGTGCAGGAGTTCCAATTCGGCATGAACTGGTCGAACTACTCCCGGTTCGTCGGCGACATCTTCGGTGCCCCGCTCGCGCTGGAGGGCCTGCTCGCGTTCTTCCTGGAGGCCACCTTCATCGGGCTCTGGATCTTCGGCTGGGACAAGCTGCCGCGCGGCATCCATCTCGCCTGCATCTGGATCACCGCGGCCGGCACGATCCTCTCGGCCTACTTCATCCTCGCCGCCAACGCGTTCATGCAGAACCCGGTCGGCTACACGCTGAACCACGCGCGCGGCCGGGCGGAGCTCACCGACCTGTGGGCCGTGCTGACCAACAAGGTCGCGCTGGCCGCGTTCCCGCACACCATCTTCGGCTGCTTCATGGTCTCGGCCGGCCTCCTCATCTCGGTGGCCGCCTGGCACCTCTCCCGCAACCGCAACCTGGAGACCATGCGCCCTGCCCTGAAGTTCGGGCTCTGGATGATGGTGGTCGCCGGGATCGGCAGCGTGTTCAGCGGCGACCAGCTGGGGCTCGCGATGGTGCAGACGCAGCCGATGAAGATGGCCGCGGCGGAGGCGCTCTACAAGACCTCCACGGGCGCGGACGCGTCGTTCTCGATCTTCACGCTGGGCACGCCGGACGGCGTCCACGAGCTGTTCTCCATCCGGGTGCCGTACCTGCTGTCGTTCCTGTCGACGCACTCGCTCGACGGCACGGTGGAGGGCATCAACGACCTCAACGCCCACTACCAGGAGCTGTTCGGCCCCGGCGACTACACCCCGATCATCTGGGTCACCTACTGGGCGTTCCGCTGGATGATCGGCCTCGGCCTGCTGCACGTCCTGGTCGCCGTCGTCGGTCTCTGGTTCACCCGAAAGGGCCGGACGCCGCCGTGGGCGTGGATGTGGAAGGTCGCCATCTGGGCGTTCCCGCTGTCCCTGGGCGCGATGATCGTGGGCTGGATCTTCACCGAGATGGGCCGGCAGCCCTGGATCGTGTTCAGCCTGATGAAGACGCAGGACGGCGTCTCACCCGGTACCACCGGACTGGAGGTCCTGATCTCGCTGATCGCCTTCACCGCGATCTACGGCACGCTGGCCGTGGTCGAGTTCAAGCTCATCAAACGCGCGGCCCAGAAGGGACCGGCCCCCGCCGAGGACCACCTCGACGACGAGGGCAAGCACGTCCCGGTC